The Humulus lupulus chromosome 4, drHumLupu1.1, whole genome shotgun sequence genome has a window encoding:
- the LOC133829552 gene encoding uncharacterized protein LOC133829552, with the protein MSTPNIFDMYQAEEEEEVPQLQRRSKKRTGETSRGPSAKKSRPEDLPQGTPTGQSPAPTGRTPTPPPAPSEQQNTPARSNPPPAPAREHLSREEAHEARLVSHTIRSAKDRIERIGRGERVGAAMIQAVELPVDQILNRTLNEISSALLSAITARTRAQAYFEQIEAKVLEKHQVKAAEELSAAKAKHAKELGTVVRERDAAVTKLSAAEAAKDAAVKLREEYRSYNKTHLREIKHLEGVVKSKDETIATLEGKVQQSELDNSKNLEKYKRATLRCFYNFWKHNQGADFSYLSEEVRVAELARCAAQLAEEEARAATPATPSVVGLDEETIEEETDQVVAQDPPVPHAS; encoded by the exons atgtcgactcccaatatctttgacatgtaccaggccgaagaggaagaggaagtccctcaacttcaacggaggtcaaagaaacgaactggtgaaaccagtcgaggcccttcagccaagaagagtcgaccagaagaccttcctcagggcactccaaccgggcaaagtcctgcgccaactgggcgaactcctacccctcctccagctccttctgaacagcaaaacacccctgctcggtccaatcctccacctgcgcctgctagggagcatctttctcgcgaagaggctcatgaggccaggctcgtgagccataccattcgatccgctaaggatcgaattgaacggattggcagaggtgagcgtgttggggctgccatgatccaagctgtagagctaccagtcgatcagatcctgaacaggactctgaacgagatctccagt gccttactttctgccattactgctcgtacccgagcccaggcctactttgagcagattgaggctaaagttctcgagaaacatcaggtgaaggcggctgaggagctttcggctgctaaagccaaacatgctaaggagttggggacggtggtccgagagcgggatgcagcggtgaccaaactgtccgcggctgaagctgctaaagatgcagcggttaagctgagggaagagtaccggtcgtacaataaaactcatctccgcgagatcaagcatctggagggggtagtcaagtctaaggacgagactattgccactctcgagggcaaggtgcagcagtcggagcttgacaactccaagaatctggaaaagtataagagggcgacactccgatgtttctataacttttggaaacacaatcagggtgctgactttagctacctttcagaggaggtcagagttgcggagttggctcgatgcgctgctcaactggctgaagaggaggcgagagctgcgactcctgcaaccccaagcgtcgttggtttggacgaagaaaccatcgaggaagagactgaccaggttgttgcccaggatcctcctgtccctcatgcctcttaa